From the genome of Chloracidobacterium sp.:
CGATATTCGGGGTGTGCTTCGAGGTGCGAATAAATGTTGATGTAGCGGAAGTACCCGATGACCTCCGAGAGATAGGTGGTGTAGAGGATGATCTTCGGGTGCATGCTGACGAATTCCTTTTCGTTCTGAAGCAACTGAAGATCCAGATCAGCGCCAATGTCGCGCAAAGCAAGCCGGATAAAACCACTATGCCGGCCCTCGTCGCGCGCCATTAGCCGGTAGGTGTCGCTCAGAATCGGGTCCTCAATCCGGTCAGCGATTTCCTTGTAGAGCAACGCGCCGGAAAATTCGCCGATGCACCCACGGATGAGAAAGTCCTTGAACGACTTCGGTAGATGTGAGAAGTCCTGATCAAAGTCCGGGTCGTCGTCCCGTTTGAAAAAGTGCTTGTTGGGGTCGTCGGCGAAGCGCTTGTGCATGGCTTTAAAGGCGTCAGCCATGTGATCAAAGCGCAGAGCGTTCATCTTTTTGTAGTCGGTGACGTAGAAACGCGGGCTAATCAAGCTCTTGTCCGCCGCCGCCGCCTTCGTATCCTGAATGACGGATGCTGTAGCAATCATAGGGCGCGACCTCGCAGAGGAAACCTAAAGTCGAAGCCGAAACTTCGTTTCCAACCTACTTTGCGGCGGCCCGGATGTGAAACGGAATTTTTGAAGAAGGCACGGCCAAGCTAGCGTCGCAGGCGGCTATTTCACCAGCGCGCCGAGCCGCTTCCAGCGACCCTTGGAGAAAAACGAGCCAAGCCGTTCGCCCAGCGACGCCTGCGGATTGGGGTCAAACGAGGCATAGACGAACAGCGGCCGTCCGATGACATAATCGCGTGGTACCGGCCCCCAGTACCGGCTGTCCAGACTGTTGTCGCGGTTGTCACCCATGGTGAAGTAACAGCCTTCGGGAATCTTGAACGGCCGCCCAATGCCGTAGTGCGGCTCATTTTTGTAGTCGCGGTAACGTCCGCTCGGCAACGGTGTCTCCGCCAACGGTTCGTCCTCACGACCTTCATACTCAAAATCCGAGCCGGGACGGTAATAGACTTTCCACTGCGCGCCTTCCACCGGATACTCCTCTAAAACATTGAGCCGCCCGCCGTCTTCGAGGTCGTTTTCGGCGATGATGCGTGTTTCGGGCAGTTCCTTGCCGTTGATGTAAACCCGCTGCCCGCGAATCTCGATGGTTTCGCCGGGCAGGCCGATGACGCGCTTGACGTAGTTCTGGTCTTCGCTTTGCGGGAACTTGAACACAATGATGTCGCCGCGCCGAATCGGTCGGTGGGGCGTCCAGCCGTCCAGCGGGACGCCGCCCTCATAGCCGAAGATGAATTTGTTAACGAGCAAAAAGTCGCCAGAGTAAATCGCGTTGTTCATCGAGCCGGTCGGAACGTTCACCGACCGAACAACAAAGGTAATTCCAAACAGGGCCATAATGAGCGTCGTGATGATCATCTCAATGAACTCACGCAGCTCGGAGCGTTTGGGCTTCGTAGTTTCAGCCGTGTCATCCTGCTTAGGATGGATTGCGTCGTCGGCCATCGTAGAAACGTCAAACCTCACACATGGAAGCGGAAGTGAATAATGTCGCCGTCTTGGACGACATAGTCCTTGCCTTCCAGCCGCAGCTTGCCGGCCTCCTTGCACTTGGCTTCGGAACCGAAGGTGATGAAGTCGGCGTAGGCGATGACTTCGGCGCGAATGAAGCCGCGTTCAATGTCGGAGTGAATCTTGCCAGCTGCGCGTTGGGCCTTTGTCCCCCGTTGGATCGGCCAAGCGCGACATTCGTCTTCACCGGCGGTCAGAAAGCTGATGAGGTTGAGCAAACCGTACGCGGCCACAATAAAACGGTCGCGCGCCGGGGCCGTCAAACCTAGATCGCGCAGGAAATCCCCCTGTTCTTCCGGTGCCATTTGCGCGATATCCATTTCGACTGGCCCGCACATGGTTGTCACTGTCGGTATGGCGCGCGTGTGAGCAGCGTCAAGAACGGCAGCCGGAATCCCGGCGGCGATGTCGGCTTCGGCGACATTGAGCAGAACCATCTGCGGCTTGAGCGACAGAAAACGGAAGCCGGCCATCAAGCGCTGTTCTTCGTCGTCGAAATCTAGCGCCCGCAGCGGCTGTTCGGCGTCGAGCGCCGCCTTGCACCGTGCGAACAGCTCGCGTTCGCGCGCCGTCGCCCTCTGATCCTTTTTGAGGCGTTCCAGACGGTTTTCGACTTGGATCAGATCCGACAGGATGAGTTCGGCGTCGAAGGCGGCGATGTCAGCGGCTGGGTCGGTCGGACGCGCGCCAACTGGGTCAAGGAAAGCTCGGACGA
Proteins encoded in this window:
- the ychF gene encoding redox-regulated ATPase YchF, with product MKVGIVGFAGAGKTTVFNALTGLAAEVGSYGGKDRPNLGNIKVPDARVDTLGDIYRTKKRTYAEVAFVDVAGPTDSARAGGLDAKLVAAMRDVDALAHVVRAFLDPVGARPTDPAADIAAFDAELILSDLIQVENRLERLKKDQRATARERELFARCKAALDAEQPLRALDFDDEEQRLMAGFRFLSLKPQMVLLNVAEADIAAGIPAAVLDAAHTRAIPTVTTMCGPVEMDIAQMAPEEQGDFLRDLGLTAPARDRFIVAAYGLLNLISFLTAGEDECRAWPIQRGTKAQRAAGKIHSDIERGFIRAEVIAYADFITFGSEAKCKEAGKLRLEGKDYVVQDGDIIHFRFHV
- the acsF gene encoding magnesium-protoporphyrin IX monomethyl ester (oxidative) cyclase, which gives rise to MIATASVIQDTKAAAADKSLISPRFYVTDYKKMNALRFDHMADAFKAMHKRFADDPNKHFFKRDDDPDFDQDFSHLPKSFKDFLIRGCIGEFSGALLYKEIADRIEDPILSDTYRLMARDEGRHSGFIRLALRDIGADLDLQLLQNEKEFVSMHPKIILYTTYLSEVIGYFRYINIYSHLEAHPEYRYHPVFKYFGGWCQDELKHGDFIGLQLEAQKHLYLNGGFNRLLIRFFSLAVYVTMWLRDLKAQDFYASIGLDWRAYDLKVIRETNAYAQRVFGLRLDVDNPKFIRILDRMAERYTRMMEREAAGAGKLALAPMQAAMAADYLRLLAMKVRTDAPPPIPDYPVAPVVKGFAVKQKSGLVTA
- the lepB gene encoding signal peptidase I; this encodes MADDAIHPKQDDTAETTKPKRSELREFIEMIITTLIMALFGITFVVRSVNVPTGSMNNAIYSGDFLLVNKFIFGYEGGVPLDGWTPHRPIRRGDIIVFKFPQSEDQNYVKRVIGLPGETIEIRGQRVYINGKELPETRIIAENDLEDGGRLNVLEEYPVEGAQWKVYYRPGSDFEYEGREDEPLAETPLPSGRYRDYKNEPHYGIGRPFKIPEGCYFTMGDNRDNSLDSRYWGPVPRDYVIGRPLFVYASFDPNPQASLGERLGSFFSKGRWKRLGALVK